The Falco rusticolus isolate bFalRus1 chromosome 5, bFalRus1.pri, whole genome shotgun sequence genome has a segment encoding these proteins:
- the ATP2B1 gene encoding plasma membrane calcium-transporting ATPase 1 isoform X2, whose translation MGDMANNSVAYSGVKNAVKEANHGDFGVTLAELRSLMELRATDALHKIQECYGDVHGICAKLKTSPNEGLSGNPADIERREAVFGKNFIPPKKPKTFLQLVWEALQDVTLIILEIAAVVSLGLSFYQPPGGNESLCGSVNVGEEEDESEAGWIEGAAILLSVVCVVLVTAFNDWSKEKQFRGLQSRIEQEQKFTVIRGGQVIQIPVADIIVGDIAQVKYGDLLPADGVLIQGNDLKIDESSLTGESDHVKKSLDRDPMLLSGTHVMEGSGRMVVTAVGVNSQTGIIFTLLGAGGDEEEKEKEKEKKDKKSKKQDGAVENRNKAKAQDGAAMEMQPLKSEDGGDGDEKDKKRANLPKKEKSVLQGKLTKLAVQIGKAGLLMSAITVIILVLYFVIDTFWVQKRPWLAECTPIYIQYFVKFFIIGVTVLVVAVPEGLPLAVTISLAYSVKKMMKDNNLVRHLDACETMGNATAICSDKTGTLTMNRMTVVQAYINEKHYKKIPEPEAIPEKTMAYLVTGISVNCAYTSKILPPEKEGGLPRHVGNKTECALLGLLLDLKRDYQDVRNEIPEEDLYKVYTFNSVRKSMSTVLKNSDGSFRIFSKGASEIVLKKCFKILSANGEPKVFRPRDRDDIVKTVIEPMASEGLRTICLAFRDFPAGEPEPEWDNENDIVTGLTCIAVVGIEDPVRPEVPDAIKKCQRAGITVRMVTGDNINTARAIALKCGILNPGEDFLCLEGKDFNRRIRNEKGEIEQERIDKIWPKLRVLARSSPTDKHTLVKGIIDSTVFEQRQVVAVTGDGTNDGPALKKADVGFAMGIAGTDVAKEASDIILTDDNFTSIVKAVMWGRNVYDSISKFLQFQLTVNVVAVIVAFTGACITQDSPLKAVQMLWVNLIMDTLASLALATEPPTEALLLRKPYGRNKPLISRTMMKNILGHAFYQLVVVFTLLFAGERIFDIDSGRNAPLHAPPSEHYTIVFNTFVMMQLFNEINARKIHGERNVFEGIFNNAIFCSIVLGTFVVQIIIVQFGGKPFSCSELSIEQWLWSIFLGMGTLLWGQLISTIPTSRLKFLKEAGHGTQKEEIPEEELAEDVEEIDHAERELRRGQILWFRGLNRIQTQMDVVNAFQSGSTIQGALRRQPSIASQHHDVTNISTPTHVVFSSTTASTTVGYPSGECIS comes from the exons GTTTAAGTGGAAATCCAGCAGATAtagaaaggagagaagcagtTTTTGGGAAGAACTTTATACCTCCTAAAAAgccaaaaacatttcttcagttaGTATGGGAAGCACTACAGGATGTTACACTAATCATATTAGAAATTGCAGCCGTAGTATCCTTGGGCCTTTCTTTTTACCAGCCTCCAGGAGGAAATGAATCAC TATGTGGATCAGTAAATGTTGGTGAAGAAGAGGACGAATCTGAAGCAGGTTGGATTGAAGGAGCAGCAATCCTCCTATCTGTAGTTTGTGTGGTATTAGTAACAGCTTTCAATGACTGGAGTAAAGAGAAACAGTTTCGGGGCTTGCAGAGCCGTATTgaacaagaacagaaattcaCAGTCATCAGAGGTGGCCAAGTCATCCAAATACCGGTAGCTGACATAATTGTTGGAGATATTGCACAAGTGAAATAtg GTGATCTTTTACCAGCTGATGGTGTACTCATTCAAGGAAACGACCTCAAAATTGATGAAAGTTCACTGACTGGAGAATCTGATCATGTTAAGAAATCTCTGGACAGAGATCCTATGCTGCTGTCAG GTACACATGTGATGGAAGGCTCTGGAAGAATGGTTGTTACTGCTGTAGGTGTGAACTCTCAGACTGGAATCATCTTTACCTTACTTGGGGCTGGAGGAgatgaagaagagaaggagaaggaaaaagagaagaaggacaaaaaaa GTAAAAAGCAAGATGGAGCTGTTGAAAACCGTAACAAAG CTAAAGCTCAGGATGGTGCAGCCATGGAAATGCAACCACTGAAGAGTGAGGATGGTGGCGATGGAGACGAGAAAGACAAGAAGAGAGCAAATttgccaaagaaagaaaagtcagtTCTTCAAGGCAAACTTACAAAGCTTGCAGTTCAGATTGGCAAAGCAG GTTTGTTGATGTCTGCAATCACAGTCATTATCCTTGTATTATATTTTGTAATTGATACCTTCTGGGTTCAGAAGAGACCGTGGCTTGCTGAATGTACACCAATttatattcagtattttgtgAAGTTCTTCATTATTGGAGTTACAGTCTTGGTGGTGGCAGTACCAGAAGGTCTTCCACTTGCAGTTACTATATCTCTTGCTTACTCTGTTAAG AAAATGATGAAAGATAATAACTTGGTGAGACACCTGGATGCGTGTGAAACGATGGGCAATGCGACAGCTATTTGCTCAGATAAAACGGGAACATTGACCATGAACAGAATGACAGTGGTCCAAGCCTACATCAATGAAAAACATTATAAGAAAATTCCAGAACCAGAAGCTATTCCAGAGAAAACTATGGCTTACCTTGTGACAGGAATTTCTGTTAATTGTGCTTATACTTCCAAAATACTG CCTCCTGAAAAAGAAGGTGGCCTACCACGTCATgttggaaataaaactgaatgtgCCTTGCTGGGATTACTCTTGGATTTAAAACGTGATTATCAGGACGTAAGAAATGAGATACCAGAAGAGGATTTATACAAAGTGTACACCTTCAACTCTGTTAGAAAGTCTATGAGTACTGTGTTAAAAAATTCCGATGGCAGTTTCCGGATATTCAGTAAAGGTGCCTCTGAGATAGTTcttaaaaa GTGCTTCAAAATACTGAGTGCTAATGGAGAACCCAAAGTATTTAGACCTAGGGACCGTGATGATATTGTGAAAACTGTAATTGAGCCGATGGCTTCTGAAGGGCTCAGAACAATCTGCCTGGCATTCAGAGACTTCCCAGCAGGGGAACCTGAGCCAGAATGGGACAATGAAAATGATATTGTTACTGGTCTGACGTGCATTGCTGTTGTTGGGATTGAAGATCCTGTGAGACCTGAG GTACCTGATGCAATAAAGAAGTGTCAACGTGCAGGCATAACTGTACGTATGGTCACTGGTGATAACATTAACACAGCTCGTgctattgctttaaaatgtggTATTCTGAATCCTGGTGAAGACTTCCTGTGTTTAGAGGGCAAAGACTTTAACAGGAGAATACGCAATGAAAAAGGAGAG ATAGAGCAAGAGCGAATAGATAAAATTTGGCCAAAGCTTCGTGTTCTTGCAAGGTCTTCTCCCACTGACAAACACACTCTAgtaaaag gTATAATTGACAGCACTGTCTTTGAGCAGAGGCAAGTTGTAGCAGTAACTGGTGATGGTACCAATGATGGTCCAGCTCTGAAGAAGGCAGATGTTGGTTTTGCTATg GGTATTGCTGGAACAGATGTAGCTAAAGAAGCTTCTGATATTATCCTTACAGACGACAACTTCACAAGTATTGTTAAAGCAGTTATGTGGGGACGAAACGTATACGACAGCATCTCCAAATTTCTTCAGTTCCAGCTTACTGTCAATGTAGTAGCAGTTATTGTAGCTTTTACAGGAGCATGCATAACACAA GATTCTCCACTTAAAGCTGTGCAGATGCTGTGGGTAAATCTCATAATGGACACGTTAGCTTCTCTTGCCCTGGCAACAGAACCACCCACTGAAGCTCTTCTGTTACGAAAGCCTTATGGTAGAAACAAACCTTTGATTTCTCGTACAATGATGAAGAACATTTTGGGTCATGCATTCTACCAACTTGTAGTGGTCTTCACACTCCTGTTTGCTG GTGAGAGAATTTTTGATATCGATAGTGGAAGAAATGCACCTCTGCACGCTCCTCCTTCAGAGCATTATACGATTGTATTTAATACATTTGTGATGATGcagctttttaatgaaatcaatGCCCGAAAAATTCATGGTGAAAGAAACGTTTTTGAAGGAATCTTTAACAATGCTATCTTCTGTTCCATTGTTCTGGGGACGTTTGTTGTGCAG ATAATCATTGTGCAGTTTGGTGGGAAGCCTTTCAGTTGCTCAGAACTCTCGATTGAACAGTGGCTGTGGTCCATTTTCCTGGGCATGGGAACACTACTGTGGGGCCAG TTGATTTCAACAATTCCAACCAGCCGTCTGAAATTCCTTAAGGAAGCTGGTCATGGAACACAAAAGGAAGAGATTCCTGAAGAAGAACTAGCAGAAGATGTAGAGGAGATTGATCATGCTGAGAGAGAACTACGTCGTGGTCAGATCTTGTGGTTTAGGGGCCTAAACAGGATACAAACTCAG ATGGATGTAGTGAATGCTTTCCAGAGTGGAAGTACCATTCAGGGGGCTCTAAGGCGGCAACCCTCCATCGCCAGCCAGCATCATGATGTAACAAATATTTCTACCCCTACACATGTAGTGTTTTCCTCTACTACTGCTTCTACTACTGTGGGGT